From one Acinonyx jubatus isolate Ajub_Pintada_27869175 chromosome B1, VMU_Ajub_asm_v1.0, whole genome shotgun sequence genomic stretch:
- the ASB5 gene encoding ankyrin repeat and SOCS box protein 5 isoform X4, which yields MRLCKGGNLAVTGSWADRSPLHEAASQGRLLALRTLLSQGYNVNAVTIDHITPLHEACLGDHVACARTLLEAGANVNAITIDGVTPLFNACSQGSASCTELLLEYGAKPQLESCLPSPTHEAASKGHHECLEILISWGIDVDQDIPHLGTPLYVACMSQQFRCIRKLLYAGADVQKGKYWDTPLHAAAQQSSTEVVNLLLEFGADINAKNTELLRPVDVATSSSLVERLLLQHEATPSSLCQLCRLCIRNYIGRPRLHLIPQLQLPTLLQNFLQYR from the exons GTTCCTGGGCAGACCGGTCACCACTACATGAAGCAGCAAGTCAAGGTCGTCTTCTTGCTCTGCGAACACTGCTATCCCAG GGTTACAACGTAAATGCAGTTACCATAGACCACATCACCCCGCTGCACGAAGCCTGCCTTGGAGACCATGTGGCATGTGCCAGAACTCTGCTGGAGGCTGGAGCTAAT GTAAACGCAATCACGATAGATGGCGTGACTCCATTATTCAATGCGTGCTCACAAGGCAGTGCCAGCTGTACAGAACTTCTTCTGGAATACGGTGCCAAACCCCAGCTGGAGTCCTGTCTTCCTTCTCCCACACATGAGGCCGCCAGCAAAG GCCATCACGAGTGCCTAGAGATACTGATATCCTGGGGCATAGACGTTGACCAAGACATTCCTCATCTGGGAACTCCTCTGTACGTAGCTTGTATGTCACAGCAGTTCCGCTGCATCCGGAAGCTTCTTTATGctg GTGCCGATgtacaaaaaggcaaatactgggACACCCCACTGCATGCAGCTGCCCAGCAGTCCAGTACGGAAGTTGTAAACTTACTGCTGGAATTTGGAGCGGATATCAATGCCAAAAATACAGAGCTTCTTCGACCTGTAGATGTAGCGACTTCCAGCAGTTTGGTGGAAAGATTGTTACTTCAACATGAAG CTACTCCAAGCAGCCTTTGCCAACTTTGCCGACTCTGTATCAGAAACTACATAGGGAGGCCGAGATTGCACCTCATCCCCCAGCTCCAGCTGCCAACGTTGTTGCAGAATTTCTTACAGTACCGATAA
- the ASB5 gene encoding ankyrin repeat and SOCS box protein 5 isoform X3, translated as MSRIYLNSGWLEVPWGDGDLGSWADRSPLHEAASQGRLLALRTLLSQGYNVNAVTIDHITPLHEACLGDHVACARTLLEAGANVNAITIDGVTPLFNACSQGSASCTELLLEYGAKPQLESCLPSPTHEAASKGHHECLEILISWGIDVDQDIPHLGTPLYVACMSQQFRCIRKLLYAGADVQKGKYWDTPLHAAAQQSSTEVVNLLLEFGADINAKNTELLRPVDVATSSSLVERLLLQHEATPSSLCQLCRLCIRNYIGRPRLHLIPQLQLPTLLQNFLQYR; from the exons ATGAGTCGGATTTACCTCAACAGTGGCTGGCTTGAAGTGCCGTGGGGAGATGGCGATTTAG GTTCCTGGGCAGACCGGTCACCACTACATGAAGCAGCAAGTCAAGGTCGTCTTCTTGCTCTGCGAACACTGCTATCCCAG GGTTACAACGTAAATGCAGTTACCATAGACCACATCACCCCGCTGCACGAAGCCTGCCTTGGAGACCATGTGGCATGTGCCAGAACTCTGCTGGAGGCTGGAGCTAAT GTAAACGCAATCACGATAGATGGCGTGACTCCATTATTCAATGCGTGCTCACAAGGCAGTGCCAGCTGTACAGAACTTCTTCTGGAATACGGTGCCAAACCCCAGCTGGAGTCCTGTCTTCCTTCTCCCACACATGAGGCCGCCAGCAAAG GCCATCACGAGTGCCTAGAGATACTGATATCCTGGGGCATAGACGTTGACCAAGACATTCCTCATCTGGGAACTCCTCTGTACGTAGCTTGTATGTCACAGCAGTTCCGCTGCATCCGGAAGCTTCTTTATGctg GTGCCGATgtacaaaaaggcaaatactgggACACCCCACTGCATGCAGCTGCCCAGCAGTCCAGTACGGAAGTTGTAAACTTACTGCTGGAATTTGGAGCGGATATCAATGCCAAAAATACAGAGCTTCTTCGACCTGTAGATGTAGCGACTTCCAGCAGTTTGGTGGAAAGATTGTTACTTCAACATGAAG CTACTCCAAGCAGCCTTTGCCAACTTTGCCGACTCTGTATCAGAAACTACATAGGGAGGCCGAGATTGCACCTCATCCCCCAGCTCCAGCTGCCAACGTTGTTGCAGAATTTCTTACAGTACCGATAA